DNA sequence from the Raphanus sativus cultivar WK10039 unplaced genomic scaffold, ASM80110v3 Scaffold1152, whole genome shotgun sequence genome:
AAATACATGTCTTGTGGGACATGAATGACTGTCCGATTCCTGAGGGGTTTGATGCTCGTCTGGTCCGTCCAAGTATAGAAAGAACGTTCAAAGAAATAGGCTACTCTGGTCCTGTCTCTATCACTGCATTTGCCGACCAAAAACAAACCCCTATTCACCACCTTCTTGCGCTCTCTTCCACTGGTGTCGATTTTTCACATACCCTTTCCTGTTAGTTAGTCCCATTTCCCTGctgttatataattaattaggGTTTAATTTTATACTGAAATTATTTCCTTTTGTTGAAACAGGGGTCCATTACAGTCGCATGATTACAGAATTTGAGAAATGGACAAAAAATAATCCTCCTCCGGCTTCAATTATGATCATATCGGATGAAGTGGCTTCCAGCAAGTACCGTTCAACACTTATTTGCCGGAAACTACAAGAGAGTAACTATAAGTGTTTTTTGGCTTATTCAGTTAGGCCTTTTGAAATGCCAGTCCTGGTCACTTCTGCAGAATGGCTATGGGAAAGCTTACTCGCAGGTTTGTTCTCTCTTCTTCCACTACATTACCACACCACCAAGCTAATAATTACGctgatctttcttttttcctcCCCAGTTTCAGAGACAAAAAGACACATTCTTCACAAGTGCAGCAGTGAAAGTGAAAGGGTTGTTTCATCTACCGGTATGTTTTGTTGCACATTGTGTTTATGTGATTGCAAAACCCTCGATGATTTCAATAAGCATCTCGCAAGTGAAGACCATACAGAAGAGGTACCATCCTCTCCTCTCTCCCTCTGTATCAATAAATAGATTGTTGCTACCTGTTTAACTCTTTCTACTCGTTGTCAAACAGGAGAACAGAATGACTTCGCATTCTCAATCTTTCCCTGGCCGACGAAGGCAATTTAAAATATCCAACTACTATGATGAGgcaagtttttttcttcttaatagTGATATAGATTCTCAAAATGTAAATACATGTCCAAAATACAAATATGTTTCATTTCATATAACCTACATGTTGTAGGTAGGATATCCTCCCAAGACCAAACGTATGAGGAAAGCACCCCGGAAGGGTTTTGTCCCAAGACCATTACGTTTTACTAGACGTTGATATTGTGTTTCCAGTTAAAAGATTCCAGACATTACACAATGTACACtaataagaatttaaaaatctcttcactcttcttcttctacactCCACCTCCATCAACATTTACAACTACAACAATTCAAATATATCTCTAACATCCCGGCGTTTGCGC
Encoded proteins:
- the LOC108850136 gene encoding uncharacterized protein LOC108850136 produces the protein MPGNDAEKTAKIQVWWDMKDCPIPEGYDARRVRPSIERAFKEIGYTGPVSITAYGDQTQTPCHVLRGLSSTGVAVAHTKSDTTRSVMYRDMVEWRGQNPPPATIMIISDQVEGDFSWDLARLQQRTSYDLFTAYSMNPCNDLILVYYGNWRWEQLLEEGGAQLVAGGSSSAMFYCKTCNFDCQSLKKFTKHLSSYKHGMEEAIDPPDTLLCVTKTWARNYPATPEHATAKIHVLWDMNDCPIPEGFDARLVRPSIERTFKEIGYSGPVSITAFADQKQTPIHHLLALSSTGVDFSHTLSWVHYSRMITEFEKWTKNNPPPASIMIISDEVASSKYRSTLICRKLQESNYKCFLAYSVRPFEMPVLVTSAEWLWESLLAVSETKRHILHKCSSESERVVSSTGMFCCTLCLCDCKTLDDFNKHLASEDHTEEENRMTSHSQSFPGRRRQFKISNYYDEASFFLLNSDIDSQNVNTCPKYKYVSFHITYML